One Leisingera sp. M658 genomic window carries:
- a CDS encoding TIGR02302 family protein, whose protein sequence is MSLFRRDDRQADPVLKRLRWPVLLTQAGLVAERAMRGFWPLASVLMTALAALMLGLHLLLPETAVWAASIVIVVSAAAAAGWGAWRFRWPARGEALERLDETLPGRPVAAMLDTQAIGAEDAASIALWNAHQRRMAEAAAQARAPAPDLNVAAADPYALRYVAGLFLAVALLFGSIWQAVSIKELGAEGTAVLSGPAWEGWAEPPAYTRLPVLYLNDQAGGNLKLPEGSRVTLRFYGEAGALNLSQSVTGQSAEQPPDLDGAIEFDVNRSGSVSIDGSGGRSWQVEVIPDHPPKVAVAGQPELENDGYTTLAFAARDDYGVAAGQVRIALDLAAVERRHGLAADPDPREALVLDLPLPLSGSRKEFTEKLIEDFARHPWANLPVVFTFSAVDEAGQSAAAAGFGTELVTRRFFDPLAAAVVEQRRDLLWSRANAPRVAQILRTLSHRPEGLFRDYGGYLRLRTILRRLESYTVQGSLAEPQQAEITAALWDLAIQLEEGDVGDALERMQRAQERLSQAMRDGASDQEIAQLMQELREATQDYMRQLSRQAEANGEVLEPGEMPEDMMTLSQDDLQAMMDRIQELMEQGRMAEAEQALREFQEMMENMRMTRAQQGQGQGDEGRQAMEGLGETLREQQGLSDQAFRDLQEQFNPGARSGESQGNEGRDGGLGRGQSHQGGQGGDSGQDGQGSDGADSRNPEGSGPDGREQPGAGGSLADRQQALRRQLQRQQEGLPYLDGEAGDAAREALDRAGRAMEGAEDALRGGDIAEAIDQQSEAMEALREGMRNLGEALAQREDGQRNGQGQPSATAEGERLDPLGRGNGSVDDGGKVGEGNAYRRAWNLLEDIRRRAGERERSERERNYLQRLLDRF, encoded by the coding sequence ATGTCCTTGTTCCGCCGAGATGACCGGCAGGCCGATCCGGTCCTGAAACGCCTGCGCTGGCCTGTGCTGCTGACGCAGGCCGGACTTGTGGCCGAACGGGCGATGCGGGGCTTCTGGCCGCTGGCCTCGGTGCTGATGACGGCGCTGGCGGCGCTGATGCTGGGCCTGCATCTGCTGCTGCCGGAAACAGCGGTTTGGGCCGCTTCAATCGTTATTGTTGTGAGTGCCGCAGCTGCCGCGGGATGGGGTGCCTGGAGGTTCCGCTGGCCTGCCCGGGGCGAGGCTTTGGAGCGTCTGGACGAAACCCTGCCGGGGCGGCCGGTTGCAGCGATGCTGGACACCCAGGCTATCGGGGCAGAGGACGCCGCCTCGATCGCTTTGTGGAACGCGCATCAGCGCCGGATGGCTGAGGCCGCGGCACAGGCGCGGGCGCCTGCACCGGATCTGAACGTTGCCGCAGCGGACCCTTATGCGTTGCGATACGTTGCGGGGCTGTTTCTGGCGGTGGCGCTGCTGTTCGGGTCGATCTGGCAAGCAGTGTCGATCAAGGAACTGGGAGCGGAGGGCACAGCCGTCCTCAGCGGACCGGCCTGGGAAGGCTGGGCAGAGCCGCCCGCCTATACCCGCTTGCCGGTTCTGTATTTGAACGACCAAGCCGGGGGTAACTTAAAGCTGCCGGAAGGCAGCCGCGTCACCCTGCGGTTCTATGGCGAGGCGGGGGCGCTCAACCTGTCGCAGAGCGTCACAGGCCAAAGCGCAGAACAGCCGCCGGACTTGGACGGTGCGATCGAATTCGACGTCAACCGCAGCGGCTCAGTTTCAATCGATGGCTCCGGCGGGCGCAGCTGGCAGGTGGAGGTGATCCCGGATCATCCGCCCAAAGTCGCGGTTGCGGGCCAGCCGGAGCTGGAGAACGACGGCTACACAACACTGGCCTTTGCGGCCCGCGATGACTATGGCGTCGCTGCGGGTCAGGTCCGGATAGCATTGGATCTGGCTGCGGTGGAGCGGCGCCACGGGCTGGCGGCAGACCCCGACCCGCGCGAGGCGCTTGTGCTGGATCTGCCGCTGCCGCTGTCAGGCTCGCGCAAGGAATTTACCGAAAAGCTGATCGAAGATTTCGCCCGGCACCCTTGGGCCAACCTGCCGGTGGTGTTCACGTTCTCGGCAGTGGACGAGGCCGGGCAGTCCGCGGCGGCTGCTGGCTTTGGCACCGAGCTTGTCACCCGCCGTTTCTTTGACCCGCTGGCGGCTGCGGTGGTCGAGCAGCGCCGGGATCTGCTGTGGTCGCGCGCAAATGCGCCGCGGGTGGCGCAGATCCTGCGCACCCTGTCGCACCGCCCCGAAGGCCTGTTCCGCGACTATGGCGGTTACCTGCGGCTGCGCACCATCCTGCGGCGGCTGGAAAGCTATACTGTGCAGGGCAGCCTCGCGGAGCCGCAGCAGGCGGAAATCACCGCTGCGCTGTGGGATCTTGCGATCCAGCTGGAAGAGGGCGACGTGGGCGACGCGCTGGAACGGATGCAGCGGGCGCAGGAACGGCTGAGCCAGGCCATGCGCGATGGCGCCAGCGATCAGGAGATCGCCCAATTGATGCAGGAGCTGCGCGAGGCGACCCAGGACTATATGCGCCAGCTGAGCCGGCAGGCAGAGGCGAACGGCGAGGTATTGGAGCCGGGCGAGATGCCCGAGGACATGATGACCCTCAGCCAGGATGACCTGCAAGCGATGATGGACCGCATCCAGGAGCTGATGGAGCAGGGCCGTATGGCCGAAGCCGAGCAGGCGCTGCGCGAGTTTCAGGAAATGATGGAAAACATGCGGATGACCCGCGCGCAGCAGGGGCAGGGCCAGGGCGACGAGGGCCGCCAGGCGATGGAGGGGTTGGGTGAAACCCTGCGGGAGCAGCAGGGGCTTTCCGATCAGGCCTTCCGCGACCTGCAGGAGCAGTTCAACCCCGGTGCCCGCAGCGGCGAGAGCCAGGGTAACGAAGGCCGTGACGGCGGTCTGGGCCGCGGCCAGAGCCATCAGGGCGGGCAGGGCGGTGACAGCGGCCAGGACGGACAAGGCAGTGATGGTGCGGACAGCCGCAATCCCGAAGGCTCCGGCCCTGATGGCCGCGAGCAGCCGGGCGCGGGCGGCTCGCTTGCAGACCGCCAGCAGGCCCTGCGCCGGCAATTGCAGCGCCAGCAGGAGGGATTGCCATATTTGGACGGTGAGGCCGGTGATGCCGCCCGCGAAGCCCTGGACCGGGCGGGCCGTGCGATGGAGGGCGCAGAAGATGCACTGCGCGGCGGTGATATAGCCGAGGCGATTGACCAGCAGTCCGAGGCGATGGAAGCGTTGCGCGAAGGCATGCGCAACCTGGGCGAAGCGCTGGCGCAGCGCGAAGACGGCCAGCGCAATGGCCAGGGGCAACCTTCGGCCACGGCTGAGGGCGAGCGGCTGGACCCGCTGGGCCGCGGCAACGGATCGGTGGATGATGGCGGCAAGGTGGGAGAGGGCAATGCCTACCGCCGCGCCTGGAATTTGCTGGAGGACATCCGCCGCCGGGCAGGAGAGCGTGAGCGCAGCGAGCGGGAGCGCAATTACCTGCAACGGCTGCTGGACAGGTTCTGA
- a CDS encoding zinc-ribbon domain-containing protein → MKNNLPPAGRQDGAEESMMRLTCPNCAAQYEVPEDVIPDEGRDVQCSNCGQTWFQAAAGAVAARTAGEDAPDTGANGEALSPAAEEHPEPDMPGDVPEETPEETPDQTTGEIPDAPPAPVPEPQVPAEPAAGAPETRVEDDPDGQPGADETEAADEEPPAPPAPQRTRALDPALSDILREEAEREVSLRAAEGHGLETQPDLGLEEAATPEDEAARRSRQARDRMARIRGEDPRQLAAAETGSRKELLPDIEEINSTLRSAGSAAPAPQAASEELPVRRKSGFARGFSLSVIAALMLVMVYDNAPLISEKLPQADPALSSYVGWVDQMRLWLDGQVRSLTSTQ, encoded by the coding sequence TTGAAAAACAACCTGCCGCCTGCTGGCCGGCAGGATGGTGCCGAGGAGAGCATGATGCGCCTGACCTGCCCGAATTGTGCAGCCCAGTACGAAGTTCCCGAGGACGTGATCCCCGACGAAGGCCGGGATGTGCAGTGTTCGAATTGCGGCCAGACCTGGTTTCAGGCGGCAGCGGGGGCTGTTGCAGCACGCACCGCTGGGGAAGACGCGCCGGACACGGGAGCAAACGGCGAAGCACTTTCGCCAGCAGCAGAAGAACACCCTGAGCCGGACATGCCCGGGGATGTCCCAGAGGAAACTCCAGAGGAAACCCCGGACCAAACCACAGGCGAAATCCCGGACGCCCCCCCTGCACCTGTTCCGGAGCCGCAGGTTCCGGCGGAGCCCGCAGCCGGCGCACCGGAGACCCGCGTAGAGGATGATCCGGACGGTCAGCCGGGCGCGGATGAAACGGAAGCCGCAGACGAGGAACCCCCGGCGCCGCCAGCGCCGCAGCGGACCCGCGCTCTGGATCCTGCCTTGTCCGATATCCTGCGCGAGGAGGCCGAGCGCGAAGTCTCGCTGCGGGCGGCTGAGGGCCACGGCCTGGAAACGCAACCTGATCTGGGTCTCGAGGAAGCCGCAACGCCGGAAGACGAGGCCGCCCGCCGCAGCCGCCAGGCCCGCGACCGGATGGCCCGCATCCGCGGTGAAGACCCGCGCCAGCTGGCCGCAGCTGAAACCGGCTCGCGCAAGGAATTGCTGCCGGATATAGAAGAAATCAATTCAACTTTGCGCTCTGCAGGCAGTGCGGCCCCTGCACCGCAGGCCGCCTCGGAAGAATTGCCGGTGCGGCGCAAAAGCGGCTTTGCCCGCGGGTTTTCACTGTCGGTGATTGCCGCATTGATGCTGGTCATGGTCTATGACAACGCGCCGCTGATCTCGGAAAAACTGCCGCAAGCGGATCCGGCGCTCAGCAGTTATGTCGGCTGGGTGGATCAGATGCGGCTGTGGCTGGATGGCCAGGTCAGATCCCTGACCAGCACCCAGTAA
- a CDS encoding cell division ATP-binding protein FtsE — MIELENVGYNYGGGELLDGVSVQLAPGSFHFLTGPSGAGKTTLLKLCYGALMPTSGRVRAFNMDVKGLDRDQMAHLRRRVGVVHQDCRFLDHLPVIENIALPLLVSGRELTHEEPNLRELLNWVGLSERAHALPPELSGGERQRAALARSVILSPDVIIADEPTGNVDWEMSQRLLQLLVELNRMGKTILVATHDLSLIRAAKNQVQARVLRISNRQLQLAGADL; from the coding sequence GTGATCGAGCTGGAGAACGTGGGCTATAATTACGGCGGCGGCGAGCTGCTGGACGGGGTGTCAGTGCAGCTGGCGCCAGGCTCTTTTCATTTCCTGACCGGCCCGTCCGGCGCGGGCAAGACGACGCTCTTGAAGCTGTGTTATGGCGCGCTGATGCCGACCTCGGGCCGGGTGCGGGCCTTTAACATGGATGTAAAGGGGCTGGACCGCGATCAGATGGCCCATCTGCGCCGCCGCGTCGGGGTTGTGCACCAGGATTGCCGGTTCCTGGACCATTTGCCGGTGATCGAGAATATCGCCCTGCCGCTGCTGGTTTCCGGGCGGGAGCTGACGCATGAGGAACCCAACCTGCGCGAGCTGCTGAATTGGGTCGGCCTGTCTGAACGTGCCCATGCGCTGCCGCCGGAATTGTCGGGCGGCGAACGGCAGCGGGCGGCGCTGGCCCGGTCAGTCATCCTGTCGCCGGATGTGATTATCGCGGATGAACCGACGGGTAACGTGGACTGGGAAATGTCGCAGCGGCTGCTGCAGCTGCTGGTCGAGCTGAACCGGATGGGCAAGACCATTCTGGTGGCGACCCATGATCTGTCGCTGATCCGGGCGGCCAAGAACCAGGTGCAGGCCCGGGTGCTGCGGATCTCCAACCGTCAATTGCAGCTGGCGGGGGCGGACTTATGA
- a CDS encoding ABC transporter permease: MTEGKLRRLVLGDTQANRVVPPSGFTAHLTLFVSGAMAFLAVFALALSMASGRLADQWASELARAATLRINAPAEQRAAQTEAALEILRQTPGVATARALSGEEQAALLAPWFGSSLPVGSLPLPQLIEVTGEDPGYDAAGLRLRLQAEVPGAVLDDHTRWRAPLVDAARSLRRLAWVSILLIGSATAAMITLAANAALAANAQVIEVLRLVGALDSYIAQAFIRRFTLRALSGAAAGVALGMIGVWLMPEASDEGGFLTGLGFQGWGWLVPLVIPVLGALVAFAATTRAATKRLGALS; the protein is encoded by the coding sequence ATGACCGAGGGCAAACTGCGCAGGCTGGTCCTGGGTGATACCCAGGCCAACCGGGTGGTGCCGCCAAGCGGCTTTACCGCCCATTTGACATTGTTTGTTTCCGGCGCGATGGCCTTTCTTGCTGTCTTTGCGCTGGCGTTGTCGATGGCCTCCGGGCGGCTGGCAGACCAATGGGCCTCAGAGCTGGCGCGGGCTGCAACCCTGCGCATCAACGCGCCGGCAGAGCAACGCGCAGCACAGACCGAGGCGGCACTGGAGATTCTGCGCCAGACACCGGGTGTGGCCACCGCACGCGCGCTGTCGGGAGAGGAACAGGCGGCGCTGCTGGCGCCCTGGTTCGGCTCCAGCCTGCCGGTTGGCAGCCTGCCGCTGCCGCAGCTGATCGAAGTCACCGGCGAGGACCCCGGATATGACGCTGCCGGGCTGCGCCTGCGGCTGCAGGCCGAAGTGCCGGGCGCGGTTCTGGATGACCATACCCGCTGGCGTGCCCCGCTGGTCGATGCCGCCCGGTCGCTGCGCAGGCTGGCCTGGGTGTCGATCCTGCTGATCGGCAGCGCAACGGCGGCAATGATCACCCTGGCCGCCAATGCGGCCCTTGCCGCCAATGCGCAGGTGATTGAGGTTCTGCGGCTGGTCGGGGCGCTGGACAGCTATATCGCCCAGGCTTTTATACGCCGCTTTACTCTGCGCGCCTTAAGCGGCGCTGCAGCGGGGGTGGCCCTTGGCATGATTGGCGTCTGGCTGATGCCGGAAGCCTCGGATGAAGGCGGCTTCCTGACCGGTCTCGGCTTTCAGGGCTGGGGCTGGCTGGTACCGCTGGTGATCCCGGTACTGGGCGCGCTGGTGGCCTTTGCCGCCACCACCCGAGCCGCCACCAAACGTTTGGGAGCACTGTCGTGA
- a CDS encoding 1-acyl-sn-glycerol-3-phosphate acyltransferase: MKNPVQWLRSAVFLLQMYLAMLVLGLLFAPWAAVSPKGARTACKSYARWVLWTARWMVGIQTEVRGQVPSDEVIVAAKHQSFLDILIIFNAVPSARFIMKRELMWTPVIGVYAKRLGCVPVNRGRRGSAIAKMVKDVAAQSREPGQLIIYSQGTRVAPGDRKPYKIGTAVLYEGLNQPCVPAATNVGVFWPRSGIYRKPGLAVVEFLEPMQPGSSRDEFMAQLEMRVESRSDELMREAGFDPGATEQRA; encoded by the coding sequence GTGAAAAACCCGGTTCAATGGCTGCGTTCAGCTGTCTTTCTGCTGCAGATGTATCTGGCAATGCTGGTGCTGGGGCTATTGTTTGCTCCCTGGGCCGCGGTATCCCCCAAGGGTGCGCGCACGGCCTGTAAGTCTTATGCGCGCTGGGTCCTGTGGACCGCGCGCTGGATGGTTGGCATTCAGACCGAAGTCCGTGGCCAGGTGCCCTCTGATGAAGTGATTGTCGCCGCCAAGCATCAAAGTTTCCTGGATATCCTGATCATCTTCAACGCTGTACCCTCGGCCCGCTTCATCATGAAGCGCGAATTGATGTGGACCCCGGTGATTGGTGTTTATGCCAAGCGTCTGGGCTGCGTGCCTGTCAACCGCGGCCGGCGCGGGTCGGCCATTGCCAAGATGGTCAAGGATGTCGCCGCGCAAAGCCGCGAGCCGGGCCAGCTGATCATCTATTCCCAAGGCACCCGCGTGGCCCCGGGCGACCGCAAGCCCTATAAGATAGGTACTGCAGTGCTGTATGAGGGGCTGAACCAGCCCTGCGTTCCGGCCGCCACCAATGTCGGCGTGTTCTGGCCGCGCAGCGGTATTTACCGCAAGCCGGGCCTTGCAGTGGTGGAGTTCCTGGAACCGATGCAACCGGGGAGCAGCCGGGACGAATTTATGGCGCAGCTGGAGATGCGGGTAGAAAGCCGGTCGGATGAACTGATGCGGGAAGCCGGGTTTGACCCGGGCGCGACTGAGCAACGGGCCTGA
- a CDS encoding EthD family reductase, protein MAVSLQVIYPVSDGRKFDYAYYADTHMKVVDQHIGPHLQSIVVTKGLAGGPDVPAPFFAIATMTFADQAAMDTAMQAAGPALDDIPNFTDVQPQVLIGEVLR, encoded by the coding sequence ATGGCCGTTTCTTTACAAGTCATCTACCCCGTCAGTGACGGAAGAAAATTCGACTATGCCTATTACGCGGACACCCACATGAAGGTTGTCGACCAGCACATCGGGCCGCATCTGCAGTCAATTGTGGTGACCAAGGGGCTGGCGGGCGGGCCGGATGTCCCGGCGCCGTTTTTTGCCATCGCCACGATGACCTTTGCCGATCAGGCGGCCATGGACACCGCGATGCAGGCAGCAGGGCCGGCTCTGGACGACATTCCAAACTTTACGGACGTCCAGCCGCAGGTTCTGATAGGCGAAGTCCTCCGCTGA
- the lpdA gene encoding dihydrolipoyl dehydrogenase produces the protein MSQYDVIVIGAGPGGYVCAIRCAQLGLKTAVVEGRETLGGTCLNVGCIPSKALLHSTHLLHEAEHNFAHMGLKGKSPSVDWDQMKTYKDEVITQNTGGIEFLFKKNKIDWIKGWASVPAAGKVQVGDEVHEAKNIVIASGSVPSSIPGVEIDEKIVVSSTGALELPKIPKKLAVIGAGVIGLELGSVYARLGSEVTVVEYMDAVCPGMDKDVQRSFKRILEKQGLNIILGAAVQGVETTKTKAKVKYQPKKGGDEVTLDADVVLVATGRKPYSEGLGLDALGVKLTERGQIATDDHWRTSVPGVYAIGDVIEGPMLAHKAEDEGMAVASVIAGKHGHVNYGVIPGVVYTTPEVATVGATEDALKAAGHKIKTGKFMFMGNARAKAVGQAEGGFVKIIADKETDRILGAAIIGPAAGDMIHELCVAMEFGASAEDVALTCHAHPTYSEAVREAALACGDGPIHS, from the coding sequence ATGTCCCAATATGACGTCATCGTAATCGGCGCCGGCCCCGGCGGCTATGTCTGCGCCATCCGCTGCGCCCAGCTGGGACTGAAGACAGCTGTGGTCGAGGGCCGCGAAACCCTTGGCGGCACCTGTCTCAATGTGGGTTGCATTCCGTCCAAGGCATTGCTGCATTCGACCCATCTGCTGCATGAGGCAGAGCACAACTTTGCCCATATGGGCCTCAAGGGCAAATCGCCGTCGGTCGATTGGGACCAGATGAAGACCTACAAGGATGAGGTCATCACCCAGAATACCGGCGGCATCGAATTCCTGTTCAAGAAGAACAAGATCGACTGGATCAAGGGCTGGGCCTCGGTCCCCGCGGCGGGCAAGGTGCAGGTCGGCGACGAGGTGCATGAGGCCAAGAACATCGTGATCGCCTCCGGCTCGGTGCCATCCTCCATTCCGGGCGTCGAAATCGACGAGAAGATCGTGGTCTCCTCCACCGGCGCGCTGGAGCTGCCGAAGATCCCCAAGAAACTGGCCGTCATCGGCGCAGGTGTGATCGGGCTGGAGCTGGGCTCGGTCTATGCCCGTCTGGGTTCGGAAGTGACCGTGGTGGAGTACATGGATGCGGTCTGTCCGGGGATGGACAAGGACGTGCAGCGCAGCTTCAAGCGGATCCTGGAAAAGCAGGGGCTGAACATCATCCTGGGCGCTGCGGTGCAGGGGGTGGAGACCACCAAAACCAAGGCCAAGGTCAAATACCAGCCCAAGAAAGGCGGCGATGAGGTGACACTGGACGCCGATGTGGTGCTGGTTGCCACCGGGCGCAAGCCCTACAGCGAAGGCTTGGGGCTGGACGCGCTGGGTGTCAAACTGACTGAACGCGGCCAGATCGCCACGGACGATCACTGGCGCACCAGTGTGCCCGGCGTCTATGCCATCGGCGACGTGATCGAAGGCCCGATGCTGGCGCATAAGGCCGAGGACGAGGGCATGGCAGTTGCCAGTGTGATTGCGGGCAAGCATGGCCATGTGAATTACGGCGTCATTCCGGGCGTCGTCTACACCACGCCGGAAGTGGCCACCGTGGGCGCCACCGAGGACGCGCTGAAGGCCGCAGGGCACAAGATCAAGACCGGCAAATTCATGTTCATGGGCAATGCGCGGGCCAAGGCCGTCGGCCAGGCCGAGGGCGGCTTTGTCAAGATCATCGCCGACAAGGAAACCGATCGCATCCTGGGCGCGGCGATCATCGGTCCGGCCGCGGGCGACATGATCCACGAGCTGTGCGTGGCGATGGAATTCGGCGCCTCCGCCGAGGATGTGGCGCTGACCTGCCACGCGCATCCGACTTATTCCGAGGCGGTGCGCGAGGCCGCCCTGGCCTGCGGCGACGGGCCGATTCACAGCTGA
- a CDS encoding MAPEG family protein encodes MTLPLWGLVCLSILALIHVSCDSFLLKLSVGNAWTAGPRDSSVSRSALAGRARRAFTNFLETAPVFISLALVAELGGLKNALITGGIYTYLSGRVLYLPAYLIGMPYLRTAIWLIATSGLAAMLAGVLTA; translated from the coding sequence ATGACCCTCCCGCTCTGGGGCCTTGTCTGCCTCTCGATCCTCGCCCTGATCCACGTGAGCTGCGACAGCTTCCTGCTGAAGCTCTCGGTGGGCAACGCCTGGACCGCAGGCCCGCGCGACAGCTCCGTCAGCCGCAGCGCACTCGCAGGCCGGGCACGGCGGGCCTTCACCAACTTCCTGGAAACCGCCCCTGTCTTCATCAGCCTCGCGCTGGTCGCGGAACTGGGTGGCCTCAAAAACGCTCTGATTACCGGCGGGATTTATACCTACCTCAGCGGCCGCGTCCTCTACCTGCCTGCCTACCTCATCGGCATGCCTTACCTGCGCACCGCCATCTGGCTCATCGCCACCAGCGGCCTTGCCGCGATGCTTGCGGGAGTGCTTACAGCATGA
- the odhB gene encoding 2-oxoglutarate dehydrogenase complex dihydrolipoyllysine-residue succinyltransferase has product MTTEVRVPTLGESVTEATVATWFKKPGDSVNADEMLCELETDKVTVEVPSPAAGTLGEIVAGEGQTVGVDALLATLSEANGAAAAPAAAAPAPAAAPSGGDSAPVPVMVPALGESVSEATVSSWFKKVGDSVAQDEMLCELETDKVSVEVPAPAAGVLTEIIAAEGATVQAAAQLGVIAGGAAGSSAAPSAPAAAQNPAAATASAPKDIANAPSAEKAMAEAGLNAAQVSGSGRDGRIMKEDVAAAVAAAKAAPPAAPAAPAPAQVRGPVTADDAAREERVKMTRLRQTIAKRLKDSQNTAAMLTTYNEVDMTEVMALRNEYKDLFLKKHGVKLGFMSFFTKACCHALKEVPEVNAEIDGTDIVYKNFVHMGVAAGTPTGLVVPVIRDADAMSFAAIEKAIAEKGARARDGKLSMAEMQGGTFTISNGGVYGSLMSSPILNPPQSGILGMHKIQDRPMAVGGKVEIRPMMYLALSYDHRIVDGKGAVTFLVRVKEALEDPRRLLMDL; this is encoded by the coding sequence ATGACAACCGAAGTCCGCGTACCCACCCTGGGCGAATCCGTGACCGAGGCCACCGTGGCCACCTGGTTCAAGAAACCCGGCGACTCCGTCAATGCCGATGAAATGCTCTGCGAGCTGGAGACTGACAAGGTGACGGTCGAAGTGCCCTCGCCTGCCGCAGGCACCCTGGGCGAGATCGTCGCCGGTGAAGGCCAGACTGTCGGCGTCGACGCGCTGCTGGCCACCCTGTCCGAGGCCAATGGTGCTGCCGCTGCCCCTGCCGCCGCAGCACCGGCTCCTGCTGCTGCGCCCTCCGGCGGCGATAGCGCACCGGTGCCGGTCATGGTTCCCGCGCTTGGCGAGTCAGTTTCCGAGGCCACCGTTTCTTCGTGGTTCAAAAAAGTGGGCGACAGCGTCGCGCAGGACGAAATGCTGTGCGAACTGGAAACCGACAAAGTGTCGGTAGAGGTGCCCGCCCCGGCTGCCGGCGTGCTGACCGAGATCATCGCCGCAGAGGGTGCCACCGTCCAGGCTGCCGCGCAGCTGGGCGTGATCGCTGGCGGCGCAGCCGGGTCTTCCGCGGCCCCTTCCGCACCTGCCGCCGCCCAGAACCCGGCTGCCGCCACCGCGTCGGCGCCCAAGGATATTGCCAACGCCCCTTCAGCGGAAAAGGCGATGGCCGAGGCAGGCCTCAATGCGGCGCAAGTCAGCGGCAGCGGCCGTGACGGGCGCATCATGAAGGAAGACGTTGCTGCTGCGGTGGCGGCCGCCAAAGCTGCACCGCCCGCCGCTCCGGCAGCGCCGGCACCGGCCCAGGTGCGCGGCCCGGTCACTGCAGATGATGCGGCGCGCGAGGAACGGGTAAAGATGACCCGCCTGCGCCAGACTATCGCCAAGCGCCTGAAGGACAGCCAGAACACCGCCGCCATGCTTACCACCTACAACGAGGTCGACATGACCGAGGTGATGGCCCTGCGCAACGAGTACAAGGACCTGTTCCTCAAGAAGCACGGCGTGAAACTGGGCTTCATGTCCTTCTTCACCAAGGCCTGCTGCCATGCGCTGAAAGAGGTTCCGGAAGTCAACGCCGAGATCGACGGCACCGACATCGTCTATAAGAACTTCGTGCATATGGGCGTCGCCGCAGGCACCCCGACGGGCCTGGTTGTGCCGGTGATCCGCGATGCCGATGCTATGTCCTTTGCTGCAATCGAGAAAGCAATTGCCGAAAAAGGCGCCCGCGCCCGCGACGGCAAGCTGTCGATGGCGGAAATGCAGGGCGGCACCTTCACCATCTCCAACGGCGGCGTCTACGGCTCGCTGATGTCCTCGCCGATCCTGAACCCGCCGCAGTCCGGCATCCTGGGCATGCACAAGATCCAGGACCGCCCGATGGCCGTGGGCGGCAAGGTGGAAATCCGCCCGATGATGTATCTGGCGCTGAGCTATGACCACCGGATTGTCGACGGCAAAGGCGCTGTGACCTTCCTGGTCCGAGTCAAGGAAGCGCTGGAGGATCCGCGGCGTTTGCTGATGGATCTGTAA